Part of the Streptomyces sp. f51 genome is shown below.
AACTCTGCGGCGCCCGCCCGCAGGACGCGGTGCGCGCCGGACGGGTCGGCGCGATGCTCCAGGACGCCAGGCCGGTGCCGCGGGTCACGGTCCACGAGCTGGTCTCCTTCGTGGCGGGACGCTATCCGCACCCCCTCCCGGTGGCCGAGGCGCTGCGCCTGGCGGGCATCACGGAACTGGCCGGGCGGCGCGTGGACCGGCTGTCCGGCGGACAGGCGCAGCGGGTGCGGTTCGCGGTGGCGCTCGCCGGGAACCCCGCGCTGATCGTGCTGGACGAGCCCACGGCGGCGCTCGACGTGGAGGCACGGCACGCGTTCTGGGAGTCGATGGGTGCCTTCGCGCGGCGCGGTCACACCGTGCTGTTCTCCACGCACTATCTGGAGGAGGCCGACGCGCACGCCGACCGGATCGTCGTCGTCGACAAGGGGCGGATCGTCGCGGACGGGAGCGGGGAGGAGCTGCGGCGGGCGGCGGGCGGCAACCTGGTCTCCTTCGACCTGGCGGGGCCGGTCCCGGACGACCTGGCGCTGCTGCCGGGCGTGGTGGCGGTGGAGGTGCGCGGGCGGCGGGCCCGGCTGCGCACCGACGACTCGGACGCGACGGTGATCGCGCTGGCCGAACGGGGCGCGATCCGCGGCCTGGAGGTCGTCCCCGCGTCCCTGGACGACGCGTTCATGGCCCTCACCTCGGACGAACGGGAGACGGTGTGATGTTCGACTATCTGCGGCTCGAAGTGCGCCGGACGCTGCGCGACACCGGCTTCGTGATCGGCGGCGTCGCGATGCCGGTGATGATGTATCTGCTGTTCACCAACCTCGGCGGCGGCGACGACGGGGCGTGGAGGACCGCCTCGATGGTCGGCATGGCCGCGTACGGGGCGGTCGGCTCGGCGCTGAACACCGGCGGCGGGGTCGCCGAGGACAAGGTGACCGGCTGGCTGCGGCAGCTCCGGGTGACCCCGATGACCTCGCGCCAGGTGGTGCTCGGGCGCGCTCTGACCGGCTCGGTGACCGTGCTGCCCGCCATCGTCGCGGTTCTGGCGGCCGGCGGTCTGGTCAACGGCGTACGGCTGGACGCCTGGCAGTGGGCCGCGACGGCCCTGCTGCTGTGGCTCGGTTCGGTCCCCTTCACCCTGCTGGGCCTCGGCAACGGCTACCGGATGACCGCGCAGACGACCGGTGTCGTGAACATGGTGTGCAATCTGGGGCTCGCGGTGGTCGGCGGGCTGTGGTTCCCGCTCGCCCTCTTCCCCGGCTGGCTGCGCTCGGTCTCCGCGTACACGCCCACGAACCGCTTCGCCCAGCTGGGCGTGTCGGTCACCGAGGGCCGGGCACCCGGCGTCACGGCGATGGCGGTCCTCGCCGCCTGGCTGCTGCTGTTCGGTTCGTACGCCGTGATCTCGTACCGTCGATCCGCACGCACTGTCTGAACGGGGAGCGGGACATGCCCAGGATGGAAGGCATTCGCTGCCAGATCCGCGCGCTGCGGGCCGAACGGCGGCGCTGGAAGGCCGACATGGAGCGCTTCAAGGCCGAGCGGCGGGCCGCGCGCAGGAGCGGCGCGGCCCTGCCGGAGAACCCGGGGCCGCCGCCGACCGGTTTCGCGCTGCTGCCGTGGCTGCTGCTGGGGATGGGCGCCTTCTCCAATCTCCTCCAGGGCACGACCCCGCAGCCCTGGGTCGGCGGGCTGGGCCTGCTGGCCTTCAACTCCCTGTACATCTACGTGACGTTCCGGGCGTTCGTGAAGACGACGCGGGAGGCGCGCTCCACCCGCGTCGCGCTCGTGATGATGGGCGTGATCACCTGCGCGCTCGCCCTCGGGTACGGGGGAAGCTGGCTGTACTTCTTCCCGCTGCTCGGGCTGGCCACCGGGGCGGTGGTGCGCGGGCCCTGGCTCGGGAGGATCGGGCTCGGCCTGACGGCGCTCGCGGCGGCGGTCTCCGCCGTCCGGGCGGGCTGGGACGCGGTGAACGTCGCCTACGGCACCTTCCTGTCCACGATGGTCACGGCCGCGATCCTCTCCCTGTCCGAGGCGGTGCGCGAACTGCGGGCGGCGCGGGAGGAGTTGGCGCGCCGGGCGGTGGAGAAGGAGCGGATGCGCTTCTCCCGCGACCTGCACGACCTGCTCGGGCACACGCTCTCCGTCATCGTGGTGAAGTCGGAGGCGGCCCGCCGGCTGGCTCCCCGCGATCTGGACGCGGCCCTCGTGCAGGTCACGGACATCGAGTCGGTCGGCAGGCAGGCGCTGACGGAGATCCGCGAGGCGGTCACCGGCTATCGCGAGGGCAGTCTCGCCACGGAGCTGGACGGTGCCCGCTCGGCGCTGTCCGCGGCGCGGGTGGAGCCGGTCGTACGGCAGTCGGGGCCGCCCCTGGTCCCGCAGACGGAGGCCCTGCTGGGCTGGGTGCTGCGCGAGGCCGTCACCAACGTGGTGCGCCACAGCGACGCGACGCGCTGCGAGATCACCGTCGACGGCACCGTGGACCTCGTCCGGCTGACGGTCTCGGACAACGGCACCGGCGCCTCCCCCGCGGAGCCCGAGCCGGGTGTGGGCGGCACGGGCCTCAAGGGGCTCACCGAGCGCCTCGCGACGGCCGGCGGGTCCCTGCGGGCGGGCCGGACCCCGCGCGGCGGCTTCGAGGTGCGGGCCGAACTCCCGGTGGAGGCGGTGGACTTGACCGAGGCGTCGCGGTGAGCGGCGCCCCTCAGGGGGTGCCGGGTCCGAGCAGCGCGTCGGTGAGGCGTTCCGCGGCGGCCGCGTCGAGGGGGGCGTGCCCGAGCAGGAAGCGGTACCAGAACAGGCCGTAGACCTGGTCGACCATGAGGTCGAGGTCCCGGTCGGCGGGGAGTTCGCCGCGCGCGCGGCCGCGGTCGAGGACGTCGTGCAGCAGGGCGCGCCGGGTGCCGGTGTAGGCGCGCAGCAGCTCGGCGAGGTGGGGGTCGGCCGCCGCCTCGCGGACGAGGGTGCGCAGGGCCGGGCCCCAGGGGGCGCGCTGGGCCGCGTCGAAGGTGGCGGCGACCACCGTGCGCAGGTCCTCGCGCAGCGATCCGGTGTCGGGCGGCGGTACGTCCTGGCCGGCGCGGTCGGTGAGCGCGTCCAGCAGGACGGCTCCCTTGGACGGCCACCAGCGGTAGAGGGTCTGCTTGCCGACGCCGGCCGCGCGCGCGACGGCCTCCACGGTGATGGGGGCGCCCCGCGACTCCACGAGCAGCCGCAGCGCCGCGTCGAGGACGGCCTGCCGCGCGGCTTCGTTCCGTCGCCGGCCGGTGTGCGGCCGTGCACCGGGCTCCCCCCGCCCCGTACCGGTGGCCGCTCCCTCGGTGTCGTTCGCTTCCATGGCCCGATCTTCTCCCATTCCGGCGACGCGGTTCCGCGATCCCTTGACGAGACTGGCGGTCTCGGCAACACTTTAACGAGACCGACAGTCTCGTCAAGTGGCTCAGCAGCAGCCTCGACGCTCCGGAAGGGGAAGCCCCGCCATGAGCACCACCCCGAGCACCACGAGCACCACACGACCTGAGAGCACCCCGTACGGCACCACCGACACCGGCCCCGGCGCCGACCTCCCGCCCGGCCTCCCCCTCGCCGGACAGCGTGTCGTCGTCATGGGCGGCAGCTCCGGCATCGGCGAGGCCGCGGCGGCCCTCTTCGCCGCGGACGGCGCCGAAGTGGTCGTCACCGGCCGCGACCGCAAGAAGCTGGAGGCCGCCGCCGGACGGATCGGCGGCAAGACGAGCACATACCGCCTCGACGGCACGGACCCGGCGCAGATCGACGCGTTCTTCGACCGGTCCGGCCCACTGGACCACCTGGTCCTGTCGCTCAGCGGGGCCGCGGGCGCCGGCCCCTTCGCCGAACTGGACCTCGCCGAACTGGAGACCGGGTTCGCCGCCAAGTTCTGGCCCTACGTGCGCATCCTGCGGGCCGCCCTGCCGCACCTGCGGGCGGACGGCTCCGTGACGCTGGTGACCGCCGCCTCGGCGCGCGCCGCGTTCCCCGGCACGGCCGGACTCGCCGCGATCAACGGCGCCCTGGAGGCGATGGTCCCGCCGCTCGCCGTCGAACTGGCGCCGCTGCGGATCAACGCGGTCTCCCCCGGGGTCGTCGACACGCCCTGGTGGGACGCCATGCCCGCCGCGCGGCGCGAGGCGCTGTTCCAGGGGATCGCCGACTCCACCCCGGCGGGCCGGGTCGGGCACCCCGGCGACATAGCCCGCGCCCTGCATCTGCTGGCCACCAACGGCTTCATGACCGGGGTCGTCCTCGACTGCACCGGCGGGGCCAACCTGGCCACCGGCCGCTGACCCGCGGCGGCCGGACGGTCGCCGCGCGGGCGGCCGTCCGGCCGTCGGCGAACCGGCGGGCGGCTACGGCGCCCAGGGTGCCGTGACGGCCCAGCTCACGTCGTCCGTCCACGAGGTGGTGCTGTCGAAGGAGTTCGAGCCGCCGTCGCTCGCGATGTAGACGGCGTAGTCGTAGTGCCGGAGATAACGCGTCGGGTAGTTGTACGACGCGAACGAGGTCCCCGTACCGCTCTTGCCCGTCCCCGCGCAGAACGTGGCGTCCTGTCTGAACTGCGCCGTGCCGGTCATGGGCTGGCGGTAGAGCCGGAAGTTGAAATGCCGCAGGAAGTCGCCCGGGTAGTTCCGCGACTCGAAGGAGTAACAGGAGCCGTCGGCCAGTCCCTTGCGCACGATCCAGGTGGCGTCGCCCTTGTCGAGTGCCGAACTGGCCGACGTGACGGCCGAGACGACCGCCGCGTCCGCCTGGTGGCGGAGGTAGTCGGTCGTGCAGCAGGCGGTGGTCGCGCGCAGCGAGATCTCGGACCCCGCCGTGAGCGAGCCGGTGCTGCCGGTCGAGCCGCCGTAGCCGACGGACACGATGTTCGACTGCACCAGATTGTCCGCGGCGTCCGTCGGAATGCCCGAGGTCATGACGCCCTCGAAGAACGACCCGATGGAGCCGTTGCTGTTGTCGCCGCCCGTGCCCAGGACGATCGCGCCCTCCTGATGCATGGGCGAGTAGCCGCTCGTGGTGGGCTCGCCCCCGGAATAGGTGGTCGTGAGACCGCCCGATTGCGCGTTGCCGTATTTCAGCGCGAAATGGTCCTGACCGTTGTTCTTCAGCAGAGCGGTCACGAAGGGCATCGCGCCGGTGCCGGTGTTCGACGTGTTCCTGCTGTATCCGGCGTCCGACTGGAACAGCCCGTTCTCCAGGTCGGCCTGCACCCAGGGCCCCTGGCCGTAGCAGGGCGAGAACCAGCACTCGGTGCCGAAGTTGATCGCGTCCATGTGGCCGTTGCCGGTGTCCAGGTTGTTGGTCTCGGCGTTGCCGTAGTCGAAGCAGCAGCTGCCGTTGACATGGGTGCCCGAGGTCACCATGTACATCCCCTCGGCCGCCCCGTTCGTGGCGACCCCCGAGGTGGAGTTGTCCCGGTAACCCATGCCGGCCGAGATCTCCAGACCGTAGACCTGGTGGCCGCCCGCGGTCACCGGCAACGCGTCCGCGGGCGCCCCGACATCGGCCGCGCCCGCCCCGCCCGCGCCCTCGATCGTGAGGTCGTTGTGGCGCGAGGACTGGTCGTAGATCTTCGTGACGACGCAGGTCGTGCCGTTGCAGAAGGAGTCCTGGGCGGCCGCGTTCGCGTATCCGCCGG
Proteins encoded:
- a CDS encoding ABC transporter ATP-binding protein → MRFRGAVKTFGEVRAVAGLDLDVAAGETVALLGRNGAGKSTAISLLLGLNEPDEGSVELCGARPQDAVRAGRVGAMLQDARPVPRVTVHELVSFVAGRYPHPLPVAEALRLAGITELAGRRVDRLSGGQAQRVRFAVALAGNPALIVLDEPTAALDVEARHAFWESMGAFARRGHTVLFSTHYLEEADAHADRIVVVDKGRIVADGSGEELRRAAGGNLVSFDLAGPVPDDLALLPGVVAVEVRGRRARLRTDDSDATVIALAERGAIRGLEVVPASLDDAFMALTSDERETV
- a CDS encoding ABC transporter permease; this encodes MFDYLRLEVRRTLRDTGFVIGGVAMPVMMYLLFTNLGGGDDGAWRTASMVGMAAYGAVGSALNTGGGVAEDKVTGWLRQLRVTPMTSRQVVLGRALTGSVTVLPAIVAVLAAGGLVNGVRLDAWQWAATALLLWLGSVPFTLLGLGNGYRMTAQTTGVVNMVCNLGLAVVGGLWFPLALFPGWLRSVSAYTPTNRFAQLGVSVTEGRAPGVTAMAVLAAWLLLFGSYAVISYRRSARTV
- a CDS encoding sensor histidine kinase, which produces MPRMEGIRCQIRALRAERRRWKADMERFKAERRAARRSGAALPENPGPPPTGFALLPWLLLGMGAFSNLLQGTTPQPWVGGLGLLAFNSLYIYVTFRAFVKTTREARSTRVALVMMGVITCALALGYGGSWLYFFPLLGLATGAVVRGPWLGRIGLGLTALAAAVSAVRAGWDAVNVAYGTFLSTMVTAAILSLSEAVRELRAAREELARRAVEKERMRFSRDLHDLLGHTLSVIVVKSEAARRLAPRDLDAALVQVTDIESVGRQALTEIREAVTGYREGSLATELDGARSALSAARVEPVVRQSGPPLVPQTEALLGWVLREAVTNVVRHSDATRCEITVDGTVDLVRLTVSDNGTGASPAEPEPGVGGTGLKGLTERLATAGGSLRAGRTPRGGFEVRAELPVEAVDLTEASR
- a CDS encoding TetR/AcrR family transcriptional regulator, which encodes MEANDTEGAATGTGRGEPGARPHTGRRRNEAARQAVLDAALRLLVESRGAPITVEAVARAAGVGKQTLYRWWPSKGAVLLDALTDRAGQDVPPPDTGSLREDLRTVVAATFDAAQRAPWGPALRTLVREAAADPHLAELLRAYTGTRRALLHDVLDRGRARGELPADRDLDLMVDQVYGLFWYRFLLGHAPLDAAAAERLTDALLGPGTP
- a CDS encoding SDR family oxidoreductase yields the protein MSTTPSTTSTTRPESTPYGTTDTGPGADLPPGLPLAGQRVVVMGGSSGIGEAAAALFAADGAEVVVTGRDRKKLEAAAGRIGGKTSTYRLDGTDPAQIDAFFDRSGPLDHLVLSLSGAAGAGPFAELDLAELETGFAAKFWPYVRILRAALPHLRADGSVTLVTAASARAAFPGTAGLAAINGALEAMVPPLAVELAPLRINAVSPGVVDTPWWDAMPAARREALFQGIADSTPAGRVGHPGDIARALHLLATNGFMTGVVLDCTGGANLATGR
- a CDS encoding alpha-L-arabinofuranosidase B — encoded protein: MRLRSLRNTALAVLSVMAAVVAFAVGTPSATAAGSLPCDVYATAGTPCVAAHSLVRALSSSYGGSLYRVRRASDGATADIGLLAAGGYANAAAQDSFCNGTTCVVTKIYDQSSRHNDLTIEGAGGAGAADVGAPADALPVTAGGHQVYGLEISAGMGYRDNSTSGVATNGAAEGMYMVTSGTHVNGSCCFDYGNAETNNLDTGNGHMDAINFGTECWFSPCYGQGPWVQADLENGLFQSDAGYSRNTSNTGTGAMPFVTALLKNNGQDHFALKYGNAQSGGLTTTYSGGEPTTSGYSPMHQEGAIVLGTGGDNSNGSIGSFFEGVMTSGIPTDAADNLVQSNIVSVGYGGSTGSTGSLTAGSEISLRATTACCTTDYLRHQADAAVVSAVTSASSALDKGDATWIVRKGLADGSCYSFESRNYPGDFLRHFNFRLYRQPMTGTAQFRQDATFCAGTGKSGTGTSFASYNYPTRYLRHYDYAVYIASDGGSNSFDSTTSWTDDVSWAVTAPWAP